The region GTTCGCCGCGTGCTGCTCCTGTTCGGTGTTCCCGATTCGCAGATCGAGGCGATCAGTTTCGGTAAAGAAAAGCCGGCGGCCACCGGGCATGACGAGGCATCCTGGGCAATAAATCGTCGTGCCGATCTCGTTTACCGCCAGTAGCCCGAAACGCAGTCATGTCCGCCGTAGTATCCGGCCTGCCCAGTGCGGATAACGGAATTCCAGCCTGGTAGTACCGCCGTGCCGGACAGATCTCAGTCGAGCGGCGGCAGGTGCAGGGACACGCGCGTTCCTTTCCCGGGCTCGCTATCGAGTCTGATCGACCAGCGGTAGCGATCGCAGATCTTCCTGACTATCGACAGACCGATGCCAAACCCGTGTCTGCCGGGCTCGGGCGGGTTAGCCTGGTATAACCGTTCGAACACCCGCGCCAGCGCATCCGGCGGGATGCCGCAGCCTGTGTCTTCGATCTGCAGCCAGCCGTCCGTATAGGTGAAACGGACGTGGCCGCTGTCCGTGTAGCGCACTGCGTTGCCGATCAGATTCGACAGCACGATGGCGAGCGCGGGCCGATTCGCCTCGATGCGCAGGCGACTGTCGACGTCGATTCTGGTCTCGATTCCCTTGCCTGTCAGCGTGACGGCAAACGGATCCAGCGCGTCTTCGATGGCGCCTGCGATGCGCACAGGGCCGACATCGGCCGACGATTCTTCGCGCGCGAGCAGCAGCAGCGCGTTGACGAGATCTATCATCTTGTCCGCCGCGCGATCGATCTGCCGCAGCCGCGCCCGCGACTTCGCGCCCAGCGCCTCATCCTGGTCGAGGAGTTCGCAACTGGTCTTGATCGCTGTGAGCGGCGTGCGCAATTCGTGGCTGACATTGCCGGTGAAGTCCTTCTCGCGCTCAATCATCTGTGCCATCCGCCCGTGATAGTCATTGAACGCTTCGACCAGCTCCACGACTTCCACTTCGTCATACCTGGCGGCATCGAGTGCGGACGATGCGCCGAGCCTGAGTGCCTTGACCTGGCGGGCGAGGCCGGCAACCTGCCGGACCAGCAGGCCGGACAGTCCGAACGCGAGCCAGAAGGCCAGTAGCGCAAAGATGCCGGTGCCGATCATCAACGCATTGATCACCTGCCGGAAACGCTGCTCATACGCACTGAAGTCGTAGATCCGATATAGCTTCGAATCGCCGAACAGCGCGACCGCGACGTGGATTTCACGGTCGTCCACGATGACTTCATGCGTGCCAACGCGCAGATCCTTGACCGACGCGGGCAGCGCGATGCTCACGTGGCCGCCGGCGGAGACATGGCCGCCGAGCCGCGGATCGAGCGGCGGCACGAGCGTCGGGTTCATCCGGTAGCTCTGCAGCAGGCTCGCCATGTCGTCTTCGATCAGCGCGGCGATGAGCGACTCCTCCTGCGCTTCCGTCAGTGCCTTCACGCCGAGCGCCTGGCCTACGAGCAGCAGGATCGTCAGCGCGGAAAAGACCAGCGCGACCTTCAGGCGCAGGCTACGACGCGTCTGCATCGCTGTCCACGAACCGGTAGCCCAGACCGTGTACCGTCTCGATGAGATCGTCCTCACCATCGGCGGTCAGCGCACGCCGCAACGTGTAGACGTGCGCGCGCAGCGTATCGCTGTCCGGCAATTGCTCGCCCCAGATCTCGGCCTCGAGTTCGGCCCGGCCAAACACCCGATTCGGCGATTGCATCAGGATGCGCAGCAGTTGCAGGCACTTCGGCGGAAGCTTGACAGGCCGTCCGGCGCGCTCCACCGTGAGCGTCGCCAGATCGAAGTGCACGTCCACGCAACACAGGCTCGCTTGCGTCACCTGGCCCTTGTAGCGCTTGATCAGGGCATGGAGCCGTGCGCCGACTTCCTTGAGCGAGAACGGCTTGACCAGGTAGTCGTCCGCGCCGTGCACGAATCCCTCGAGTTTGTCGTCGAGCGTATCTTTCGCGGTTAGCATCAGCACCGGCGTGTCCCGACGTGCTTCTTCCCGCAGTTTGCGGCAGATGGCCAACCCATCCACGCCAGGCAGCGACAGGTCCAGCAGGATGGCATCCCAGTGCTGCGTCACAGCGAGATGCAGGCCCATCGTGCCGTCTGACGTAACGTCGACCTCATAGCCGCCGTTTTCCAGATAGTCGTAGAGATTGGTCGCGATATCCGCGTCATCTTCGATAATCAATACTTTCATCGGGCGGTGTTCCGGGCGAATGGGATGGGGCAGTTTAGCAAGGCCACGATGTCCGGTGCGCAGGGAATGTCCTGCCGAACCTCGCAACGGTGGTTATCCGCAGAACTACGGTTCCTGGTCCGGGCATCCTCCTGGGGAGGCTGGCCGTCGCCATTGCCACGTGAGCGCCCTTGGCCCATTTTTTCAGATCCTGCACGATCAATTCGCGATCGATCTTGTCGCTCATGTTAAGGCCGTTGCGTACGAGCTTCGCGCCGGCCCAGTTCTTCAAGCGTCGTTCAATCGAAGACGAGACGATCGGGCATGGACGCCGGCGATTCTTTCTCGGCTCATCAGTGCGCCGCCACGTGAAAGTGCGTTCGCCAGGCCGTGCCCGTCGATCTCCAGCTCACAAACCCTGGCGAACCGGGGCGACGACGCGGCAAGGCCGTCGACGGTCCACCCGCATCGTGCTTATTGTGGACCAGCGCGGCTTTGCACCAGGTTCGGAATATTCAATACTGGATCGACGCTATACGAGTAGCTGACAGGCGCACCCGAAAAAGCATCCCCCGTCGCCGATGTCCCGGTCGTGTTGTTATAGTAATTGCCGCTTTCGTAGAAGCCATATGCGTCGCCGGAGGAATCCAGCCCAATCTGGTTGCTCTGATTGGTCAGGTAGAAATAGTTCGACTCGGAATAGATGACGCTGCCACTACCAATCTGCAATGCGTTGTATTGCGTTTCGTTGTAGCCATCAGCGGTGGTTCCGGTGGGCACGGTATCGTTGTCGAAATAGTTGCCGTATGCATGGACCCAGCCGCGCAGCAGCGGCCGCCCCTTCAGATTGGGACCGAACCGGTTGTGGTGCAATGTGACATGCAGCATGTTGCCGCCATAGGTGTACGAATCCGAACTGCTGGCGCCGACCACCATGGCGAGGCGTTCGTTGGCCAGGTCCTGGTAGTTGCCAACCCAATTCCAGAGCGGGTCCGGATTCATATTCAGCCATTCGTTGGTGAAATAGAACCGGCTGTACGAGATAGTCACGTTATCCGACGACAATGTGACGCTCATCAGATCGTCGCTCGTGTCATAGAAGGTGCAATGATCGATCCACGCGTTGGTGACTCGTCGCAGAGAAACACCCTCGTAGTTGATGCCCGTATAGTTAGATGTGCCGTAGACCTGCGTGGGCAACGCCTGGAGATCGGCGATTACGCCGTGAAACGTGATGTTTTTTACGACGATGTTTTGAATGTTTTGCCCGGACGGCAGAAGTTCGCCGTCGAATTTCAACTGAATATTTTCCAGCACCGCGCGCCCGCCGCTTGCGCCTTCGATCGTCGTGTTGTTCCAACCGACGCTGGAAAAGGTGAGTGTCGTCAGCGTGGAACCTCCGTAGATATCGCCGCTAATGACGATATGGTGCCGACCTGCAGCAAACGCGGCCTTGAGTTCGCTCAGTGTCGTCACGGTCACAGCGGTATCGGTCGATCCCGTTGCCGTCGAAAAGCCTCCCGTTACGGCCGTCGCGGAAGCGGCGGCATTGACCACCGCCGATATCTTCGAACTGGCGTTCGATACGGTTTGTGCCGAAGACGGGGTGCCGTTTCCACCACCGCCGCATGCGGTCAAGAGGCTAACAATGATTGTTGTTAAGGCAATTGTTCGCTTCAATTTGGTCTTCCCCGCTATAAAGATCACGTTTTTTAGCAACAGAATTGATTGCTTTTGTTTAATTTTTTGGCTCTGGATTCAAAACACTTTGCTATCCAAACTATTCGGGGCGATGCATGGCTTGCGAAGCGAATGAGCCGAACTTGCGAACGACGAAAAACGTCGTCCGCATGCCGCACATCGCACCGGACTATGCAAGATGGATTTTAATGACACATGTGCGCCGCATGTCCTGAATTGGCTATAGGGATTTCCTTAGGTGGCGGCACGACTGCGGACCCTCCCATACGCTTTCACCAGGATGTTCG is a window of Paraburkholderia sp. IMGN_8 DNA encoding:
- a CDS encoding response regulator transcription factor, translated to MKVLIIEDDADIATNLYDYLENGGYEVDVTSDGTMGLHLAVTQHWDAILLDLSLPGVDGLAICRKLREEARRDTPVLMLTAKDTLDDKLEGFVHGADDYLVKPFSLKEVGARLHALIKRYKGQVTQASLCCVDVHFDLATLTVERAGRPVKLPPKCLQLLRILMQSPNRVFGRAELEAEIWGEQLPDSDTLRAHVYTLRRALTADGEDDLIETVHGLGYRFVDSDADAS
- a CDS encoding HAMP domain-containing sensor histidine kinase, translated to MQTRRSLRLKVALVFSALTILLLVGQALGVKALTEAQEESLIAALIEDDMASLLQSYRMNPTLVPPLDPRLGGHVSAGGHVSIALPASVKDLRVGTHEVIVDDREIHVAVALFGDSKLYRIYDFSAYEQRFRQVINALMIGTGIFALLAFWLAFGLSGLLVRQVAGLARQVKALRLGASSALDAARYDEVEVVELVEAFNDYHGRMAQMIEREKDFTGNVSHELRTPLTAIKTSCELLDQDEALGAKSRARLRQIDRAADKMIDLVNALLLLAREESSADVGPVRIAGAIEDALDPFAVTLTGKGIETRIDVDSRLRIEANRPALAIVLSNLIGNAVRYTDSGHVRFTYTDGWLQIEDTGCGIPPDALARVFERLYQANPPEPGRHGFGIGLSIVRKICDRYRWSIRLDSEPGKGTRVSLHLPPLD
- a CDS encoding pectate lyase, which produces MLKNVIFIAGKTKLKRTIALTTIIVSLLTACGGGGNGTPSSAQTVSNASSKISAVVNAAASATAVTGGFSTATGSTDTAVTVTTLSELKAAFAAGRHHIVISGDIYGGSTLTTLTFSSVGWNNTTIEGASGGRAVLENIQLKFDGELLPSGQNIQNIVVKNITFHGVIADLQALPTQVYGTSNYTGINYEGVSLRRVTNAWIDHCTFYDTSDDLMSVTLSSDNVTISYSRFYFTNEWLNMNPDPLWNWVGNYQDLANERLAMVVGASSSDSYTYGGNMLHVTLHHNRFGPNLKGRPLLRGWVHAYGNYFDNDTVPTGTTADGYNETQYNALQIGSGSVIYSESNYFYLTNQSNQIGLDSSGDAYGFYESGNYYNNTTGTSATGDAFSGAPVSYSYSVDPVLNIPNLVQSRAGPQ